The Streptomyces sp. NBC_00576 genome contains the following window.
ACGACCTGCTGACCCGCTACCACGAGCGCCGCATCGACCGTGTCCGCACGGTCGTCGAGGCCTCGGTGCTGCTCGGCCAGTGGCAGCTGGACGGCGTCCGTGACGCCGACGTGCCCGGCCTGATCGGCCGCACGATGTCCGTCCTGAAGGAGACCCCGTGACGACCCCGGCCACCCCCACCATCGACGTCCACGCGCACGTCCTGCTTCCACAGGTCGAGCAGGCAGTCGCCGGACACCCCGGGCTGGCCGCCGCCCGCAGCCTCGACGCCCGCCGAAACGGCCCCGAGGCGCTCGCCGTCAGCGGCCCGATGGTCCGCGACCGCATCCCTCGACTGACCGACGTCAAGGCCCGGCTCACCGCGATGGACGCCGCCGGCGTCGACATCCAACTGGTCTCGCCGTCCCCCTCGCACTACCACTACTGGGCCGACGAGGGCCTGGCCCGCACGGTGTGGGAGCTGGCCAACTCCGGCACCGCCGCGCACGTCGCGGGGGCCCCCGAACGGCTCCTCGGCCTCGGTCTGGTGCCGCTGCAGCATCCGGTGCTGGCCGTGGAGGCGCTGGACCACGCCCTCGCGCAGGGGCTGCTGGGTGTGGAGATCTCCTCGCACGCGCCCGGCCTGGAGCTGTCGGACCCGGCGTACGCACCCTTCTGGACGCGCGCCGAGGAGGCCGGCGCCGTGCTCTTCCTGCACCCCTTCGGCTGCACGCTCGACGAGCGCCTGGACCGCTGGTACCTGTCCAACACGGTCGGGCAGCCCACCGAGAACGCCGTCGCGCTCTCCCACCTCATCTTCTCCGGCGTGCTGGACCGCCACCCTGGCCTGAAGGTGATCGCCGCGCACGGCGGCGGCTACCTGCCCACCCACATCGGCCGCTCCGACCACGCCTGGCGGACCAGACCGGACACGCGGGGCTGCGCGTCCGAGCCCAGCAGCTACCTCAAGCGGCTGTACTTCGACTCGCTCGTCCACGACCCGCACGTCCTGCGCGAGCTGATCCGGGTGGCCGGCCCCGACCGGGTCCTGCTCGGCTCGGACTTCCCCTTCGACATGGGCACCGAGGATCCGGTCGGCGCGCTGCGCGCCGCCGCGGACCTGCCCGACCCCCACTTCCACGCCGTACGCGGCGGCAACGCGGCAG
Protein-coding sequences here:
- a CDS encoding amidohydrolase family protein, which translates into the protein MTTPATPTIDVHAHVLLPQVEQAVAGHPGLAAARSLDARRNGPEALAVSGPMVRDRIPRLTDVKARLTAMDAAGVDIQLVSPSPSHYHYWADEGLARTVWELANSGTAAHVAGAPERLLGLGLVPLQHPVLAVEALDHALAQGLLGVEISSHAPGLELSDPAYAPFWTRAEEAGAVLFLHPFGCTLDERLDRWYLSNTVGQPTENAVALSHLIFSGVLDRHPGLKVIAAHGGGYLPTHIGRSDHAWRTRPDTRGCASEPSSYLKRLYFDSLVHDPHVLRELIRVAGPDRVLLGSDFPFDMGTEDPVGALRAAADLPDPHFHAVRGGNAAALLRLS